In Perca fluviatilis chromosome 3, GENO_Pfluv_1.0, whole genome shotgun sequence, the following proteins share a genomic window:
- the gtf2f2a gene encoding general transcription factor IIF subunit 2 isoform X1: protein MSEKGEVDLTGAKQNTGVWLVKVPKYLSQQWAKATGRGEVGKLRICKKGTQGKAEVSFTLNEELTVIEGIEDKTVSAPREHPFTMQTVGGQTLAVFTETSSGQLEERSDGSSSVSGAGAGPDKIALEGVVVQRAECRPAVSEGYMRLKRLQIEELAKPVRLSQQLDKAVTSNYKPVANHTYNLEYERKKKEEGKRARADKQQVLDMLFSAFEKHQYYNIKDLVDITKQPVIYLKEILRDIGIYNVKGTHKNTWELKPEYRHYQGDDKIDE from the exons ATGTCCGAGAAAGGAGAAGTGGATTTAACTGGTGCCAAGCAGAACACGGGTGTGTGGCTTGTAAAG GTGCCCAAATACCTCTCTCAGCAATGGGCAAAAGCAACTGGCAGAGGCGAGGTCGGGAAACTCCGAATCTGCAA GAAAGGAACCCAAGGAAAAGCAGAG GTGTCTTTCACTTTGAACGAAGAGCTGACCGTGATTGAGGGTATAGAAGACAAGACGGTGTCTGCGCCTCGCGAGCACCCGTTCACCATGCAGACAGTGGGAGGTCAGACGTTGGCGGTCTTCACAGAAACTTCATCAG GCCAGTTAGAAGAAAGATCTGATGGCAGCAGCTCAGTTTCGGGGGCGGGGGCAGGTCCAG ATAAAATAGCCTTGGAGGGAGTGGTAGTGCAGAGAGCCGAGTGCAGACCCGCTGTTAGCGAAGGCTATATGAGGCTGAAAAG GTTACAAATTGAAGAGTTGGCCAAGCCAGTCAGGCTGTCCCAACAGTTGGACAAAGCTGTCACCAGCAACTACAAACCTGTGGCCAACCATACTTACAAT CTTGAGTATGAGCGGAAAAAGAAGGAGGAGGGCAAGAGAGCAAGAGCTGACAAACAGCAGGTGCTGGACATGTTGTTCTCTGCTTTTGAGAAGCACCAGTACTACAACATCAAAGATCTGGTGGATATCACCAAACAGCCTGTG ATTTACTTGAAGGAAATCTTGCGTGATATTGGCATCTACAATGTGAAGGGAACACACAAGAATACCTGGGAGCTCAAACCAGAATACCGACATTACCAAGGGGATGACAAGATTGATGAATAG
- the gtf2f2a gene encoding general transcription factor IIF subunit 2 isoform X2, translated as MSEKGEVDLTGAKQNTGVWLVKVPKYLSQQWAKATGRGEVGKLRICKKGTQGKAEVSFTLNEELTVIEGIEDKTVSAPREHPFTMQTVGGQTLAVFTETSSDKIALEGVVVQRAECRPAVSEGYMRLKRLQIEELAKPVRLSQQLDKAVTSNYKPVANHTYNLEYERKKKEEGKRARADKQQVLDMLFSAFEKHQYYNIKDLVDITKQPVIYLKEILRDIGIYNVKGTHKNTWELKPEYRHYQGDDKIDE; from the exons ATGTCCGAGAAAGGAGAAGTGGATTTAACTGGTGCCAAGCAGAACACGGGTGTGTGGCTTGTAAAG GTGCCCAAATACCTCTCTCAGCAATGGGCAAAAGCAACTGGCAGAGGCGAGGTCGGGAAACTCCGAATCTGCAA GAAAGGAACCCAAGGAAAAGCAGAG GTGTCTTTCACTTTGAACGAAGAGCTGACCGTGATTGAGGGTATAGAAGACAAGACGGTGTCTGCGCCTCGCGAGCACCCGTTCACCATGCAGACAGTGGGAGGTCAGACGTTGGCGGTCTTCACAGAAACTTCATCAG ATAAAATAGCCTTGGAGGGAGTGGTAGTGCAGAGAGCCGAGTGCAGACCCGCTGTTAGCGAAGGCTATATGAGGCTGAAAAG GTTACAAATTGAAGAGTTGGCCAAGCCAGTCAGGCTGTCCCAACAGTTGGACAAAGCTGTCACCAGCAACTACAAACCTGTGGCCAACCATACTTACAAT CTTGAGTATGAGCGGAAAAAGAAGGAGGAGGGCAAGAGAGCAAGAGCTGACAAACAGCAGGTGCTGGACATGTTGTTCTCTGCTTTTGAGAAGCACCAGTACTACAACATCAAAGATCTGGTGGATATCACCAAACAGCCTGTG ATTTACTTGAAGGAAATCTTGCGTGATATTGGCATCTACAATGTGAAGGGAACACACAAGAATACCTGGGAGCTCAAACCAGAATACCGACATTACCAAGGGGATGACAAGATTGATGAATAG
- the gpalpp1 gene encoding GPALPP motifs-containing protein 1, whose protein sequence is MSSIRPALPPMCVKEERDEDSDSDEGFSGPALPPGYKVGEPSSSSDDSEQEVAAKRAKTRHTAAERSADKVDNKKAQEKADDGFFGPALPPGFRKQQSSPERPPVLGPALPPGFRRAAYENDDDNDGEDGEDFPGPALPPGYQAESSSSEGGDDDVIGPMPPKGPIEDSVALDFERRARRMKEKLIGDDTPEVLARETWMTELPPELQHIGLGARTFKKKSGPENKDRSIWTDTPADIERKTREHLERKKKGEVEIDDVPQVSKRDVEMADKVSKYNESKRAESLVSMHTKKMKEKAKEKADKPVERRPFDRDEDLQVNRFDEAQKQRLLKKSQELNTRFSHSRDRMFL, encoded by the exons ATGTCGTCAATCAGACCTGCTTTACCCCCGATGTGTGTAAAGGAGGAGAGGGATGAAGACTCTGATAGTGATGAAGGAT TCTCTGGCCCTGCTTTGCCTCCTGGCTATAAAGTGGGAGAACCGTCGAGCTCCTCGGATGACAGCGAACAGGAGGTGGCGGCCAAAAGAGCAAAAACAAGACACACAGCTGCAGAAAGATCAGCAGACAA GGTGGACAACAAAAAGGCACAAGAAAAAGCTGATGATGGTTTCTTTGGACCAGCCCTACCACCAGGATTCAGGAAACAACAGAGTTCACCAGAGAG ACCGCCTGTGCTGGGACCAGCTTTGCCTCCTGGGTTTCGAAGAGCAGCATATGAAAACGATGATGACAATGATGGGGAAGATGGGGAGGATTTCCCGGGGCCTGCCCTTCCTCCTGGCTACCAGGCTGAGTCCTCCAGCAGCGAGGGAGGGGATGATGATGTGATTGGACCCATGCCGCCCAAAGGGCCTATTGAAGACTCCGTGGCTCTGGACTTTGAGCGCAGAGCACGGAGGATGAAAGAGAAGTTGATAGGAGAT GACACTCCTGAGGTGCTGGCTAGAGAAACCTGGATGACAGAGCTCCCACCAGAACTGCAGCACATTGGCTTGGGGGCTCGAACCTTCAAGAAGAAGTCAGGTCCAGAGAACAAGGATCGCTCCATTTGGACAGATACACCAGCAGATATTGAGCGCAAGACCAGG GAACATCTTGAGCGAAAGAAGAAGGGTGAGGTGGAGATAGACGATGTCCCACAAGTCTCCAAGAGGGACGTGGAAATGGCAGATAAAGTCTCTAAGTATAAC GAGTCTAAACGTGCTGAGTCTCTGGTGAGTATGCACACAAAGAAGATGAAGGAAAAAGCAAAGGAGAAGGCTGACAAACCAGTGGAGAGGAGACCGTTCGATCGAGATGAAGACCTGCAGGTGAATCGCTTTGATGAGGCGCAGAAGCAGCGGCTGCTGAAGAAATCTCAGGAACTGAACACACGATTCTCCCACAGCAGGGACCGAATGTTCCTGTAA